Proteins encoded in a region of the Nitrospira sp. genome:
- the mutL gene encoding DNA mismatch repair endonuclease MutL has translation MLRTDGSGKICILSEEVIGRIAAGEVVERPAAVVKELIENSLDAGSRSITIDVRDGGLVLIRVSDDGEGMSPEDAPRAFHRHATSKLRSDLDLWSIRTMGFRGEALPSIAAVAHVRLMTATRSAEVGTELEVVGGAVERIAEAPPITGTRVEVAELFHNQPARKKFLKSTLTEFMHISRVVQQASLAWPSVHFCLTHNGEEIFNYPSAPSGGDRIAQVYRRTFIDQSLRINASLPGAHVSGYIVDAVHAKSARVPQELFVNRRPVRNAAVSHAVGEGYGSFLAKGSQPRFVLFLEIDPDRLDVNVHPTKREVRFSDNEVIHQLVRRAVRKALSGGKLAELGKTPFVESSVRRTLGSIVADLPTSESVGAESTPLQSTPGTQLPLVSDAAEPYGRVPSAEVIVLGQINRTFLIAQVGGDLTVIDQHTAHERVLFERLYRAWTTRGIQAQPLLIPDPVELSPPQTALLQRYQNDLQQLGMEIEPFGSSTVLVRAIPIGLGKIDPTTFLQDLMDDLTQWDSGSSLEARVRSVLASLACHGAVRAGRSMKPEEIKALVEEWRTEGEITTCPHGRRTSFRLGIADLEKMFGRAGW, from the coding sequence GTGCTGAGAACCGACGGCAGTGGCAAGATCTGTATTCTTTCGGAAGAGGTCATCGGTCGTATTGCAGCGGGAGAGGTGGTCGAACGCCCGGCGGCGGTTGTCAAAGAGCTCATCGAGAACAGTCTCGATGCGGGGAGTCGGTCCATCACGATCGACGTGAGGGACGGAGGGCTTGTCTTGATTCGGGTGAGCGATGACGGAGAGGGTATGAGTCCGGAAGATGCCCCGCGCGCTTTTCACCGACATGCCACGAGCAAGCTCCGGTCCGATCTGGATCTCTGGTCAATCCGCACGATGGGTTTTCGAGGCGAAGCACTGCCGAGCATCGCCGCTGTCGCCCATGTTCGGTTGATGACGGCGACTCGCTCCGCCGAAGTAGGGACCGAGCTGGAAGTCGTCGGGGGAGCGGTCGAGAGAATCGCCGAAGCTCCTCCGATCACAGGAACACGTGTCGAAGTTGCAGAGTTGTTCCACAATCAGCCGGCCCGGAAGAAGTTCCTGAAGTCGACCCTCACGGAGTTCATGCATATCAGCCGGGTCGTACAGCAGGCATCGCTTGCCTGGCCGTCCGTCCATTTCTGCTTGACGCACAACGGCGAGGAGATCTTCAATTACCCGTCTGCGCCGTCGGGTGGTGATCGGATCGCCCAGGTTTATCGACGCACTTTTATAGACCAAAGTCTCCGAATCAATGCCTCGCTTCCTGGAGCTCATGTCAGCGGGTACATCGTGGATGCGGTCCATGCAAAATCCGCTCGCGTACCGCAAGAGTTGTTCGTGAACCGTCGTCCCGTGCGCAACGCCGCCGTCTCTCATGCCGTCGGGGAAGGGTATGGTTCATTCCTTGCCAAGGGGAGTCAGCCGCGATTCGTGCTGTTTCTGGAAATTGATCCGGATCGCCTCGATGTGAATGTCCATCCGACCAAGCGGGAAGTGAGATTTTCGGACAATGAGGTGATCCACCAACTCGTACGGCGAGCGGTCCGCAAAGCCTTGAGTGGCGGAAAGCTCGCTGAGCTGGGTAAGACTCCGTTCGTAGAGTCCTCCGTGCGACGGACCTTGGGTTCCATCGTGGCGGATCTCCCCACGTCCGAATCCGTTGGAGCGGAATCGACGCCCTTGCAGTCCACCCCCGGAACCCAATTGCCGTTGGTGAGCGATGCGGCGGAGCCCTACGGTCGAGTGCCTTCAGCTGAGGTGATCGTGCTGGGGCAGATCAATCGGACATTCCTCATCGCTCAAGTCGGCGGGGATTTGACGGTGATTGATCAACACACGGCTCACGAGCGGGTCCTGTTTGAACGACTGTACCGAGCTTGGACGACCCGTGGTATCCAGGCCCAGCCTCTGTTGATCCCCGATCCGGTGGAACTGTCGCCACCTCAGACGGCATTGCTTCAACGTTACCAAAACGATCTGCAGCAATTGGGGATGGAAATAGAACCATTTGGCTCCTCAACCGTCTTGGTCAGAGCGATTCCGATCGGTCTGGGCAAGATCGATCCGACCACGTTTCTACAGGATCTCATGGATGATCTCACGCAATGGGACAGTGGCTCGAGTCTGGAGGCACGAGTGCGATCAGTCCTGGCATCGTTGGCGTGCCACGGGGCGGTTCGGGCCGGTCGCTCGATGAAACCGGAAGAAATCAAGGCTCTGGTTGAGGAATGGCGTACCGAAGGAGAGATCACAACCTGTCCGCACGGGCGGAGAACGTCGTTCCGACTCGGCATCGCAGATCTGGAGAAAATGTTCGGACGAGCTGGTTGGTAG
- the ybgF gene encoding tol-pal system protein YbgF — protein MCVRTLVSGSAAWGLLASTIVLVGCAKHADFLEMRHQLSTISRTQDQDHQRVDAVVRRLDAVERSKDTDSAKPRFEDLAARFQKLESRLAKLEEAAGQASAKPDSSIESRASRPVKQTPSAEPTVAVSGITPTSAFNLAYNDYLSGKYELAVAGFQRFIKDFPGTSLTPNAQYWLGESYYNLKDYGRAIQTFDSLVTEYPGNEKVPAALYKLGLATAETGDLGRSRKNLKRVLEEYPSSDESKLAKYKLAEIR, from the coding sequence ATGTGTGTCCGTACACTCGTGTCCGGTTCTGCGGCCTGGGGATTGTTGGCGTCGACGATCGTGCTTGTCGGCTGTGCCAAGCATGCCGATTTTCTGGAAATGCGCCATCAGCTCTCGACCATCTCGCGAACGCAGGACCAGGATCATCAACGGGTGGATGCCGTGGTCCGACGATTGGATGCCGTGGAGCGGAGCAAGGATACGGATTCTGCGAAACCGCGATTCGAGGACCTGGCAGCACGCTTTCAAAAACTTGAAAGCCGATTGGCAAAGCTGGAAGAGGCTGCCGGTCAGGCATCCGCCAAGCCGGATTCCTCGATAGAGTCTCGTGCATCGAGGCCTGTTAAACAGACTCCATCGGCAGAACCGACGGTGGCGGTATCCGGGATCACGCCGACGTCCGCATTCAATCTGGCATATAATGATTATCTCAGCGGGAAATACGAGCTTGCGGTCGCAGGGTTCCAACGGTTCATCAAGGATTTTCCCGGCACGTCTCTGACTCCAAACGCTCAATATTGGTTGGGAGAATCGTATTACAACTTGAAAGACTATGGGCGAGCCATCCAAACCTTCGACTCTCTCGTGACGGAGTATCCAGGAAACGAAAAGGTTCCCGCGGCGCTGTATAAGCTTGGTCTGGCGACGGCCGAGACCGGCGATCTCGGTAGGTCGAGAAAGAATCTGAAGCGAGTGCTTGAAGAGTACCCTTCATCGGACGAATCGAAGTTGGCAAAGTATAAGTTGGCCGAGATCCGATGA
- the ybgF gene encoding tol-pal system protein YbgF produces MTPQLRTRHGLLLGIAVGGLLLPGCVAQQSDLKKAEKDLQQQLSQTRARQNQEISTLREHELPQLRGELEKALHQARELQSKQEDFKHRSAQLEQQTKKLEQLAAKLESDSSTRYLWMQKSFETQDAKVSARLDELSKAMETLKKEVIDVVQRTNEGLVKRVDVKLEGHQKELMEHQNKIEQSSQKFTQFNQALTGFREALTGLNDRVGEHEQTAKHLTSRIDADSKTRATHAEEINRSVISITKALEAVGKKATARLDEQDGRIDALAKTLEQVSNRSAPPQQAHKPVQQPALGSNEPMQDGGGESSRLSVGPETTGGATTIVPPQESPKFEPVQASADPPDRVRYEQVLGLFRDGDLEGARQGFAGFLDDYPNSNLAPNARFWLGESHFGKKEFQRAIDAYDKVEIDYPGSEKVPAAILRKGYAYLALKDRKRASSAFKQVVTLYPKTAEAGKASDKLAQLKEVR; encoded by the coding sequence ATGACGCCTCAACTACGAACAAGACATGGTCTGCTTCTCGGTATCGCTGTGGGCGGTCTCCTTTTGCCGGGGTGTGTCGCGCAGCAGTCCGACCTGAAAAAAGCCGAAAAAGATCTTCAGCAACAGCTGTCCCAGACCAGGGCCAGGCAGAACCAGGAAATTTCGACCTTACGCGAACATGAATTGCCGCAGCTGCGAGGAGAGCTCGAAAAGGCTCTGCACCAGGCACGAGAGCTCCAGAGCAAACAGGAAGATTTTAAGCATCGGTCAGCCCAGTTGGAGCAGCAGACAAAGAAACTGGAACAGTTGGCGGCCAAGCTGGAATCCGACAGCAGCACCCGTTATCTGTGGATGCAGAAGAGCTTCGAGACGCAGGACGCGAAGGTGTCGGCCCGGCTGGACGAGCTATCGAAGGCCATGGAGACTTTGAAAAAAGAGGTCATTGACGTCGTCCAACGTACGAACGAAGGGTTGGTAAAACGCGTCGATGTCAAGCTGGAAGGGCACCAAAAGGAGTTAATGGAGCACCAGAATAAGATCGAACAGAGTTCTCAAAAGTTCACCCAATTCAATCAGGCGCTGACGGGGTTTCGGGAGGCGCTGACCGGTCTGAATGATCGCGTGGGTGAGCACGAGCAAACCGCTAAGCATCTCACATCGAGAATCGATGCCGATTCAAAAACGAGGGCGACCCATGCGGAGGAGATCAACCGAAGCGTGATTTCCATCACGAAGGCGCTTGAAGCAGTCGGGAAAAAAGCTACGGCTCGCCTTGACGAGCAGGACGGTCGAATCGATGCCTTGGCGAAAACTCTTGAGCAGGTATCAAATAGGTCCGCTCCTCCGCAACAGGCTCACAAACCGGTGCAACAGCCCGCACTGGGGTCGAATGAACCCATGCAGGATGGTGGAGGAGAATCCTCAAGGCTGTCCGTTGGGCCGGAGACCACGGGAGGTGCGACAACGATCGTTCCTCCCCAAGAATCACCGAAATTTGAACCGGTTCAGGCCAGTGCCGATCCACCTGATCGGGTTCGCTATGAGCAGGTGTTAGGCTTGTTTCGAGACGGGGACTTGGAAGGTGCTCGGCAAGGATTTGCCGGATTTCTCGATGACTATCCAAACTCTAACCTCGCGCCGAATGCCCGCTTTTGGCTGGGAGAGTCGCACTTCGGTAAGAAAGAGTTCCAGAGAGCGATCGATGCCTACGATAAAGTGGAGATCGACTATCCCGGCAGCGAAAAGGTGCCTGCTGCAATCTTAAGGAAAGGATATGCGTACTTGGCGCTAAAAGACAGGAAGCGAGCGTCGTCCGCCTTTAAGCAAGTGGTCACGCTCTACCCGAAAACTGCTGAGGCGGGAAAAGCCTCGGACAAACTGGCTCAACTCAAGGAGGTGCGGTAA